One stretch of Corallococcus soli DNA includes these proteins:
- a CDS encoding iron-containing redox enzyme family protein, protein MPSTLLDTQRLIATGALAPLWEGLQAARPYGPSQQWVLDSPYLRPTALGGLSLGSLEEPVRTGSLFTHRSLSLNRLLFNAYEQNNLYLPVSAFTEAEHRAFHDFYEPGFVAANAMLRPALERTCFEFLSEDISVDGPWTLAHLEEYCQQLLTRYEAAPSEVCRRVEASAAPDLAAKLFILQVAPDFLSEASQMARALPGNFGPVHSELMKIFIDEFGYGVHPHKHSTLFEKLLESLGLSSGVHAYYHWYLPSSLLMTSYFHWVTSHKPRWFEYVGALWWIEAVVPHFNRQFSKSLRKVFGREGVDTLYFDEHVGIDLHHRRMALDKLIRPLVQRYGEAIIPEMVRGIEASRLLGDLAERDYFEQLDFCEALHTGRAVCATTVEPSRATPRPAGFFLAPDVHDEASLLAVTAGTVEVDAGFLKPRVLRAGESVVVPAGRMVGARVVGEGASLWVGPSREAGSR, encoded by the coding sequence ATGCCCTCCACCTTGTTGGACACGCAGCGGTTGATCGCCACCGGCGCCCTGGCCCCCCTGTGGGAGGGGCTCCAGGCGGCCCGCCCGTACGGGCCCAGCCAGCAGTGGGTGCTGGACAGCCCGTACCTGCGCCCCACGGCGCTCGGGGGGCTGTCGCTCGGTTCGCTGGAGGAGCCGGTGCGGACGGGCTCCCTCTTCACGCACCGCTCGCTGTCGCTCAACCGGCTGCTCTTCAACGCCTACGAGCAGAACAACCTCTACCTGCCGGTGTCGGCCTTCACGGAGGCGGAGCACCGGGCGTTCCACGACTTCTACGAGCCGGGCTTCGTGGCGGCGAACGCGATGCTCCGTCCGGCGCTGGAGCGCACCTGCTTCGAGTTCCTCTCCGAGGACATCAGCGTGGACGGCCCGTGGACGCTCGCGCACCTGGAGGAGTACTGCCAGCAGCTCTTGACGCGCTACGAGGCCGCGCCCAGCGAGGTGTGCCGCCGGGTGGAGGCCTCCGCCGCGCCGGACCTGGCGGCGAAGCTCTTCATCCTCCAGGTGGCCCCGGACTTCCTGTCGGAGGCGTCGCAGATGGCGCGGGCGCTGCCGGGCAACTTCGGCCCGGTGCATTCGGAGCTGATGAAGATCTTCATCGACGAGTTCGGCTACGGGGTGCACCCGCACAAGCACTCGACGCTGTTCGAGAAGCTGCTGGAGTCGCTGGGGCTGAGCAGCGGGGTCCACGCGTACTACCACTGGTACCTGCCCAGCTCGCTGCTGATGACCAGCTACTTCCACTGGGTCACCAGCCACAAGCCGCGCTGGTTCGAGTACGTGGGCGCGCTCTGGTGGATCGAGGCGGTGGTGCCGCACTTCAACCGCCAGTTCAGCAAGAGCCTCAGGAAGGTGTTCGGCCGGGAGGGCGTGGACACGCTCTACTTCGACGAGCACGTGGGCATCGACCTGCACCACCGGAGGATGGCGCTCGACAAGCTCATCCGGCCGCTGGTGCAGCGCTATGGCGAGGCCATCATCCCGGAGATGGTCCGCGGCATCGAGGCCAGCCGGCTCCTGGGGGACCTGGCGGAGCGGGACTACTTCGAGCAGCTCGACTTCTGCGAGGCGCTGCACACGGGCCGGGCGGTGTGTGCCACGACGGTGGAGCCGTCGCGGGCCACGCCCCGGCCCGCGGGCTTCTTCCTGGCGCCGGACGTGCATGACGAGGCGTCACTGCTCGCGGTGACGGCGGGCACGGTGGAGGTGGACGCCGGCTTCCTGAAGCCCCGGGTGCTCCGCGCGGGCGAGTCCGTCGTCGTGCCCGCAGGGCGGATGGTGGGGGCGCGGGTGGTGGGGGAGGGCGCCTCGCTGTGGGTGGGACCGAGCCGGGAGGCAGGCTCGCGATGA
- a CDS encoding Rieske (2Fe-2S) protein: MMLELEARHWSQVRVEDERYLCLRLGARWSVILDRCKHKGGPLSKGTWDEAAQGIRCPWHDLLNSPRDLARRQVPSVRVGAVIRFLVPDPAASPEAPARRAPVAS; encoded by the coding sequence ATGATGTTGGAACTGGAGGCGCGGCACTGGAGCCAGGTGCGCGTGGAGGACGAGCGCTACCTCTGCCTTCGCCTGGGAGCGCGCTGGAGCGTCATCCTGGACCGCTGCAAGCACAAGGGCGGGCCGCTCAGCAAGGGGACGTGGGACGAGGCGGCCCAGGGCATCCGCTGCCCGTGGCACGACCTGCTCAATTCGCCCCGTGACCTGGCGCGCCGACAGGTGCCGTCGGTCCGCGTGGGGGCGGTGATCCGCTTCCTCGTCCCCGACCCCGCCGCGTCCCCGGAAGCCCCGGCGCGTCGCGCCCCGGTCGCTTCGTAA